Proteins encoded in a region of the Nitrospirota bacterium genome:
- the iscX gene encoding Fe-S cluster assembly protein IscX: MDLKWNNTEDIAIRLVEEHPESDPLTIRFTDMHAWIVALPDFKDDPKKSNEKILEAIQMAWHEEYQDSKS; the protein is encoded by the coding sequence ATGGATTTGAAGTGGAACAACACTGAAGATATCGCGATTCGTCTGGTAGAAGAACATCCGGAATCGGACCCGCTCACCATTCGCTTCACCGACATGCATGCCTGGATCGTCGCGCTCCCGGACTTCAAGGATGATCCCAAGAAGTCGAACGAGAAAATTCTGGAAGCGATTCAGATGGCCTGGCACGAAGAATATCAGGACTCGAAGTCCTGA
- the dnaK gene encoding molecular chaperone DnaK: MARIVGIDLGTTNSLVAYMENGRPRVIPGRNERMIVPSVVAMTDNGLIVGDSAKEHLTRNPERTVYSVKRFMGKGLADVQSELSYFPYSLTEQGGVIRIKLGEKTYSPPQISAMILKELKQRAEAHLGESITKAVITVPAYFNDSQRQATKDAGMIAGLEVLRIINEPTAASLAYGLQEKTQGTIAVYDFGGGTFDISILKLKNGIFEVLSTNGDTHLGGDDIDRQIADLFLTEIRNRHGIDLSRHPDHMQTIRLEAERAKIRLSDEFKVQVSVELPDNKGHFTRELTRDQLESLTMEIIERTLTPCRMALKDAGLTPDAIDEVVLVGGSTRMPIVRQRVQELFGKTPHCEINPDEVVALGAAVQADILSGGTTDMLLLDVTPLSLGIETMGGVMSSLIRRNTTIPASAKEMFTTYVDGQTGVDIHILQGERELAKDNRSLAKFRLKVPPLPAGVPRIEVTFLIDANGILSVTASDMRTGLSQSIEVKPSYGLSDHEVEQMIEDSFKFAKDDVNARKLIEARLDAGALITTMEKSLGDGLLLIAAEDAAAIRAALSALATAQEGNDPRAIRARIADLEQSAQRLTVALLNDSLKRGLQGKKVSEIT; encoded by the coding sequence ATGGCACGCATCGTCGGTATCGACCTCGGCACCACAAACTCACTCGTCGCCTACATGGAGAACGGACGCCCGCGCGTCATCCCCGGACGGAACGAGCGCATGATCGTGCCCTCCGTCGTGGCCATGACCGACAACGGGCTCATCGTCGGCGACTCCGCGAAGGAACACCTGACCCGCAATCCTGAGCGAACGGTCTACTCTGTAAAACGATTCATGGGGAAGGGGCTCGCGGATGTACAGAGCGAGCTGTCCTACTTCCCCTACTCGCTCACCGAACAAGGCGGCGTCATCCGTATCAAGCTCGGCGAGAAAACCTATTCGCCCCCGCAAATCTCGGCGATGATTCTGAAAGAGCTGAAACAGCGGGCCGAGGCGCATCTCGGCGAAAGTATCACCAAAGCCGTCATCACGGTCCCCGCGTATTTCAACGATAGTCAGCGACAGGCGACAAAAGACGCGGGCATGATCGCCGGGTTGGAAGTCCTCCGAATCATCAACGAACCGACTGCCGCCTCCCTCGCCTATGGACTCCAAGAAAAGACGCAAGGCACGATCGCAGTGTACGATTTTGGCGGAGGCACCTTCGACATCTCCATCCTCAAGCTCAAAAATGGCATCTTCGAAGTGTTGTCCACCAACGGCGATACTCACTTAGGTGGAGACGATATCGACCGCCAGATTGCTGACCTCTTCCTGACAGAGATTCGCAACCGACATGGGATTGATCTCAGCAGGCACCCGGACCACATGCAAACGATCCGGCTTGAAGCAGAACGGGCCAAGATCAGGCTGTCCGACGAATTCAAAGTACAGGTGTCGGTCGAGCTTCCCGACAACAAGGGACACTTCACGAGAGAGCTGACGCGGGACCAGCTCGAATCCCTGACCATGGAGATCATCGAGCGGACCCTGACTCCCTGCCGGATGGCCTTAAAAGATGCGGGGCTCACCCCAGATGCGATCGACGAAGTCGTGCTGGTCGGTGGCTCTACCCGCATGCCGATCGTCCGGCAACGTGTCCAGGAACTGTTCGGAAAGACCCCGCACTGCGAGATCAATCCCGACGAAGTCGTGGCGCTCGGCGCAGCCGTGCAAGCGGACATTCTCAGCGGCGGCACGACCGACATGCTGTTGCTCGACGTCACCCCGCTCTCCCTGGGCATCGAAACCATGGGTGGAGTCATGAGCAGCCTGATTCGTCGAAATACGACGATCCCCGCCAGCGCCAAAGAGATGTTCACCACCTATGTCGACGGGCAGACCGGCGTAGATATCCACATTCTCCAGGGCGAACGCGAACTGGCGAAAGACAATCGCAGCCTGGCGAAATTCAGGCTGAAGGTTCCTCCACTCCCGGCGGGCGTCCCTCGCATCGAAGTGACGTTCCTCATCGACGCCAATGGGATCTTGAGCGTAACGGCCAGCGACATGCGAACCGGGCTGAGCCAGTCCATTGAGGTAAAGCCGTCATACGGGTTATCCGACCATGAAGTGGAGCAGATGATCGAGGACTCGTTCAAGTTCGCAAAAGATGACGTCAATGCCAGAAAACTGATTGAGGCGCGGCTCGACGCCGGCGCCTTGATCACGACGATGGAGAAATCACTGGGGGACGGCCTCCTCCTTATCGCCGCAGAAGATGCCGCCGCCATTCGAGCGGCCCTGTCGGCCCTGGCAACCGCACAGGAGGGCAACGACCCGCGTGCCATCCGCGCGCGCATCGCCGACCTCGAACAATCGGCGCAACGACTGACCGTCGCGCTGCTGAACGACTCGCTCAAGCGAGGGCTCCAAGGCAAGAAGGTCTCGGAAATCACATAA
- the hscB gene encoding Fe-S protein assembly co-chaperone HscB yields MCWHCQSEVSGEYFCDRCVKVQPVSKETDYFTCFGFPRRLTIDPGKLEAKFYELSRAFHPDFYQNKSETEQSISLGNAATLNSAYRTLRDPIQRAEYLLDLEAGSVKEIRNSPPADLFEEILELQDTLDEYRAADRTSDAGQQLRTQLKAEHATLEQRKRDMETQLQQLFTDWDRLQDQGEATSQARSERDRLLKQMRETLSNRTYVNSIVNDLVATIG; encoded by the coding sequence ATGTGTTGGCACTGTCAATCCGAGGTATCCGGCGAATATTTCTGCGATCGCTGCGTCAAAGTCCAGCCGGTGTCGAAAGAGACCGATTACTTCACGTGTTTCGGCTTTCCGAGACGGCTGACCATCGACCCAGGCAAACTGGAAGCGAAGTTCTACGAACTCAGCCGCGCATTTCATCCTGATTTCTATCAGAACAAGAGCGAAACGGAGCAAAGCATCAGCCTCGGCAATGCCGCGACGCTCAATTCAGCCTATCGTACGCTCCGCGATCCGATTCAGCGTGCCGAATATCTGCTCGATCTGGAAGCTGGCTCCGTGAAGGAGATCAGGAATTCGCCTCCAGCCGATCTCTTCGAGGAGATCCTCGAGCTGCAAGACACCCTCGACGAGTATCGAGCCGCCGATCGCACATCGGATGCGGGACAGCAGCTCCGCACACAACTCAAAGCAGAACACGCCACCCTGGAACAACGCAAACGGGATATGGAGACCCAGCTTCAACAACTCTTCACCGACTGGGATAGGCTCCAAGATCAGGGTGAAGCGACCAGCCAAGCTCGATCAGAACGAGACCGTCTGTTGAAGCAGATGAGGGAAACTCTCTCCAATCGGACCTACGTCAACAGTATCGTCAACGACCTCGTTGCAACGATCGGATAA
- a CDS encoding iron-sulfur cluster assembly accessory protein, producing MDTTTAETQAPVITLSEAAMKEVKRLINVQGLTEGGLRLGVKGGGCSGLSYTINFDEKIGPHDQVHDIDGVKVIVDAKSAIYLQGTQLDFQKDLLGGNFKFVNPNADKTCGCGESFSA from the coding sequence ATGGACACCACAACTGCAGAGACCCAGGCTCCGGTGATTACGCTCAGCGAGGCGGCCATGAAGGAAGTCAAACGCCTCATCAACGTGCAAGGCCTCACCGAAGGCGGGCTCCGCCTCGGCGTAAAAGGCGGCGGCTGCTCAGGCCTGAGCTACACGATCAATTTCGACGAAAAGATCGGTCCTCATGACCAAGTCCATGACATTGATGGCGTAAAAGTGATTGTTGACGCCAAGAGCGCCATTTATCTCCAAGGCACGCAGCTGGACTTCCAAAAAGACTTGCTGGGCGGAAACTTCAAATTCGTTAATCCGAATGCCGATAAAACTTGCGGCTGTGGAGAGTCGTTCTCCGCATAA
- the iscU gene encoding Fe-S cluster assembly scaffold IscU produces the protein MAYSDKVVDHFNNPRNMGSFKKDEEGVGTGMVGAPECGDVMKLQIKVQNDMIVDAKFKTFGCGSAIASSSLATEWLKGKTIEEAQKIKNTDIVQELNLPPVKIHCSVLAEDAIKAALADYQKKADGTTTAAK, from the coding sequence ATGGCTTACAGTGACAAAGTCGTCGATCATTTCAACAACCCCCGCAACATGGGGTCTTTCAAAAAAGACGAAGAAGGGGTCGGCACTGGTATGGTCGGAGCCCCGGAGTGCGGTGACGTGATGAAGCTCCAGATCAAGGTGCAGAACGACATGATCGTGGATGCAAAGTTCAAGACCTTCGGCTGCGGATCCGCGATCGCCAGTTCAAGCCTCGCCACGGAGTGGCTCAAGGGCAAGACCATCGAGGAAGCGCAGAAAATCAAGAACACCGACATCGTACAGGAACTGAACTTGCCGCCTGTGAAGATCCATTGTTCCGTACTGGCTGAGGACGCCATCAAGGCCGCCCTCGCGGACTACCAAAAGAAAGCCGACGGCACCACGACTGCCGCGAAGTAA
- a CDS encoding IscS subfamily cysteine desulfurase, producing the protein MKLPIFLDNHSTTPMDPRVLETMLPYFVEKFGNAASRNHAFGWAAEEAVETARKQIAKLIKADPKEIVFTSGATESDNLAIKGVLEMYGEKGNHIITSSTEHRAVLDTVKVLEGKGKATATYLPVDKCGMVSPEDVRNAITEKTILISVMMANNEIGTINPVKEIGKIAKEKGILFHCDATQGVGKIPVDVQDMGIDLMSFTSHKMYGPKGVGALYVRKKNPRVRIVAQIDGGGHERGMRSGTLPVPLIVGFGKACELCEQEMTKETARLIAMRDRLEASIMKALEESYLNGHPTNRLPGNLNISFAYVEGESLLMGMKDIALSSGSACTSATLEPSYVLRALGVGTELAHSSIRFGLGRFNTDDEIDYTIKKVVEIVTKLREMSPLYEMAKEGVDLKSVQWAAH; encoded by the coding sequence ATGAAACTGCCTATATTCCTAGACAACCATTCCACCACACCGATGGATCCACGCGTCTTGGAGACTATGCTCCCGTACTTCGTCGAAAAATTCGGGAACGCAGCCAGCCGCAACCATGCCTTCGGGTGGGCCGCGGAAGAAGCCGTCGAGACCGCACGAAAGCAGATCGCCAAGCTGATCAAGGCTGATCCGAAAGAAATCGTCTTCACGAGCGGCGCCACTGAATCGGATAACCTCGCGATCAAGGGCGTGCTGGAGATGTATGGGGAAAAAGGCAACCATATCATTACCTCCTCCACCGAGCACCGCGCCGTGCTCGACACCGTCAAGGTGTTAGAGGGCAAGGGTAAAGCCACCGCTACCTATCTCCCCGTCGATAAATGCGGAATGGTCAGCCCCGAGGATGTGCGGAATGCGATCACGGAGAAGACGATTCTCATCTCCGTCATGATGGCGAACAATGAAATCGGCACGATCAACCCCGTCAAAGAGATCGGCAAAATCGCCAAGGAAAAGGGCATCCTCTTCCACTGCGATGCGACACAGGGTGTCGGAAAGATCCCGGTCGACGTACAGGACATGGGCATCGATCTGATGTCCTTCACCAGCCACAAGATGTACGGACCCAAGGGGGTTGGGGCGCTCTATGTGAGAAAAAAGAATCCTCGCGTTCGCATCGTCGCCCAGATAGACGGCGGTGGACACGAGCGCGGGATGCGCTCCGGAACACTTCCGGTGCCCCTCATCGTGGGATTCGGCAAGGCCTGCGAACTCTGCGAGCAAGAGATGACCAAGGAGACGGCACGGTTGATTGCGATGCGCGACCGGCTCGAGGCCAGTATCATGAAGGCCCTCGAAGAAAGTTATCTGAACGGTCATCCGACCAACCGGCTCCCCGGCAACCTCAATATCTCCTTTGCCTATGTGGAGGGCGAATCGTTGCTGATGGGAATGAAAGACATTGCCCTTTCATCCGGCTCGGCCTGTACGTCGGCAACATTGGAGCCCTCCTACGTGCTCCGCGCATTGGGAGTTGGAACAGAGCTGGCGCATTCCTCAATCCGTTTCGGCCTGGGCCGGTTCAACACGGATGACGAGATCGACTATACGATCAAAAAAGTCGTCGAGATCGTCACGAAGTTGCGCGAAATGTCCCCGCTATATGAGATGGCAAAAGAAGGCGTCGATTTGAAATCAGTTCAATGGGCTGCCCACTGA
- a CDS encoding Rrf2 family transcriptional regulator: MLKISKKADYALMALQHIAAAQFGDVTPGRVVNTKEIAEEYNIPLELLAKVLQTLSKNALIESHNGPKGGYVLARRAHQITIAQILESIEGPLGITDCSHEKDGEFCMQRENCNIRTPLLKVQDSIAQLLNNMTLQDMMGGTPLITIQSPTAQGVER, translated from the coding sequence ATGTTGAAGATTTCAAAAAAAGCAGATTATGCCCTTATGGCGCTTCAGCACATCGCTGCGGCCCAGTTCGGTGACGTCACACCTGGGCGTGTGGTGAATACGAAGGAGATTGCGGAGGAATATAACATCCCTCTCGAGCTCCTGGCCAAAGTGCTCCAGACTCTTTCCAAGAACGCCTTGATCGAGAGTCACAATGGTCCCAAGGGTGGATACGTCCTAGCCCGTCGCGCGCACCAGATTACGATCGCGCAAATTCTCGAAAGTATCGAGGGCCCATTGGGCATCACCGATTGTTCGCATGAGAAAGATGGCGAGTTCTGCATGCAGCGGGAAAACTGCAATATTCGCACCCCGCTCCTGAAAGTCCAGGACAGCATCGCCCAATTGCTCAATAACATGACCCTGCAAGACATGATGGGTGGCACACCCCTCATTACGATTCAGTCTCCCACGGCACAAGGAGTCGAACGATGA
- a CDS encoding 2Fe-2S iron-sulfur cluster-binding protein codes for MGGTNPYIEKAEYELPQRVYTVTFIAPDGVATKVEVNPAKIPYGPTGLPGSLLDVAMGSGVALEHVCGGVCACSTCHVIVKQGLESCSEGTDDEFDELEQAPVTTLQSRLGCQCVPDGTKDIVVEIPSVNKNLVREGH; via the coding sequence ATGGGCGGGACGAATCCTTATATTGAAAAAGCTGAATATGAGTTACCTCAGCGAGTCTACACCGTCACATTTATCGCCCCTGATGGCGTGGCGACGAAGGTTGAGGTCAATCCAGCCAAAATTCCCTATGGTCCGACCGGGCTTCCAGGCAGTCTCCTGGACGTGGCGATGGGCAGTGGGGTTGCGTTGGAACATGTCTGTGGGGGGGTCTGTGCCTGCTCGACCTGTCACGTCATTGTGAAGCAGGGGCTTGAGAGCTGCAGTGAAGGAACGGACGATGAGTTCGATGAGTTGGAGCAAGCGCCGGTTACGACGTTGCAGTCCCGACTCGGCTGCCAATGTGTGCCGGATGGGACGAAAGACATTGTGGTCGAAATCCCGTCCGTGAACAAGAACCTCGTGCGGGAAGGGCACTAA
- a CDS encoding FAD-dependent oxidoreductase, with product MAELTQPATVLSITDLTPHVRQLILLPTVQPIAFRPGQWVSLKLPVGAKPPLNRAYSMAAPSTPSGELTLVFDRIPGGMGSNYLYHLKPGDHMELSGPYGNFTLPISLDREMILIARYTGLVPIRCMLKHLYAQRQTAAILLIAVAPAEEELLFHQELLTLAVTHPRFRYLPLVAAGGEQQGVDLTLSMLRPVIEGAAKVTPLLCGTKGFVRPLRAYFVEAGYDRKDVKTETYD from the coding sequence ATGGCGGAACTCACACAACCGGCGACGGTCCTCTCGATCACGGATCTTACGCCCCACGTTCGTCAGCTCATACTCCTCCCTACTGTTCAGCCCATCGCCTTTCGACCCGGTCAATGGGTCTCACTTAAGTTGCCGGTCGGGGCCAAACCACCGCTGAATAGAGCCTACTCGATGGCGGCGCCTAGCACTCCATCAGGCGAGCTGACGCTCGTCTTCGACCGCATACCGGGCGGTATGGGCTCCAACTACCTCTACCACCTCAAGCCTGGCGATCACATGGAACTCTCAGGCCCCTATGGAAACTTCACCCTTCCGATCTCACTCGATCGGGAAATGATTCTGATCGCCCGTTACACTGGCCTCGTCCCGATCCGCTGCATGTTGAAACATCTCTATGCACAACGACAGACGGCGGCGATCCTCCTGATTGCCGTCGCTCCGGCGGAGGAAGAATTACTCTTTCACCAGGAATTGCTGACGTTGGCCGTCACCCATCCCCGGTTTCGCTACCTGCCCCTGGTCGCCGCCGGAGGGGAGCAGCAAGGCGTCGATCTCACGCTCTCCATGCTCAGGCCCGTGATTGAAGGAGCGGCGAAAGTGACACCCCTGCTGTGCGGCACGAAAGGATTTGTGCGGCCCCTGCGAGCCTATTTTGTCGAGGCGGGCTATGACCGAAAGGATGTTAAGACAGAAACCTACGATTAG
- the gltX gene encoding glutamate--tRNA ligase gives MSQVRVRFAPSPTGFLHIGGVRTALFNWLFARQQQGVFVLRIEDTDQDRSTDESIQAILEGLKWVGLDWDEGPFRQTERIDLYRSYAMQLLEKGQAYWCGCKAEELEARRKEAEAKGLSPKYDSRCRDRGLSNEAGDAALRFKAPLEGETVVDDLIKGKIVFDNNVQDDLIILRSTGYPTYNFSVVVDDALMNITHVIRGDDHLTNTPRQVPIFQALGFPVPQFGHLPMILGSDKARLSKRHGATSIMAYKDMGYLPDAMVNYLVRLGWSHGDQELFTRQELIEKFAWKNVQTSPAVFNPEKLIWVNAEYIKISPPDQVAQALMPLLESAGLAAEAKAVPTGWLAQLVILVKERAKTLVEMVEWVRPYFGQAVTFDEEGAKKFLTPAIAPVLSKLLACFEAFPAFSKQQWEEAFKLLVEAEGMKMGQLAQPVRVALTGRTASPGLFEVMEVLGRDRTLFRLRQGIDRASRV, from the coding sequence ATGAGTCAGGTCAGAGTCAGGTTTGCGCCAAGCCCAACGGGCTTTCTCCACATTGGTGGTGTTCGTACGGCTTTGTTCAATTGGCTGTTTGCCCGCCAGCAGCAGGGGGTGTTCGTCCTTCGCATCGAAGACACGGATCAGGACCGCTCGACCGATGAGTCGATCCAAGCCATTCTTGAGGGGTTGAAGTGGGTGGGGCTCGATTGGGACGAGGGCCCGTTCCGCCAGACCGAGCGGATCGATCTCTATCGCAGCTATGCCATGCAGCTGCTTGAGAAGGGGCAGGCCTATTGGTGCGGCTGCAAGGCGGAAGAACTCGAGGCGCGGCGGAAGGAAGCCGAGGCCAAGGGGTTGTCGCCAAAATATGACAGTCGTTGTCGCGATCGCGGCCTCAGTAATGAGGCCGGTGACGCGGCGTTGCGCTTTAAGGCTCCGTTAGAGGGTGAGACGGTGGTCGACGACCTTATCAAGGGCAAGATCGTCTTCGATAACAATGTGCAAGACGATCTGATCATCCTCCGGTCGACCGGCTATCCGACATACAACTTTTCAGTCGTGGTCGATGATGCGCTGATGAACATTACCCACGTCATACGTGGCGACGATCATCTGACCAACACGCCGCGGCAGGTTCCGATTTTCCAAGCGCTCGGGTTTCCCGTTCCCCAGTTCGGGCACCTGCCGATGATTTTGGGCTCGGACAAGGCCCGCCTCTCGAAGCGGCATGGGGCGACCTCGATTATGGCCTATAAAGACATGGGTTATCTGCCGGATGCCATGGTGAACTACCTCGTTCGCTTGGGCTGGTCGCATGGAGACCAGGAACTGTTCACTCGCCAGGAGCTGATCGAGAAGTTTGCCTGGAAGAACGTGCAAACGTCCCCTGCCGTGTTTAATCCCGAGAAGCTCATCTGGGTGAATGCGGAATATATCAAGATTAGTCCACCGGACCAGGTCGCTCAGGCCCTGATGCCCCTCTTGGAATCAGCGGGACTTGCAGCCGAAGCCAAGGCTGTCCCGACCGGTTGGCTGGCGCAACTCGTCATCCTCGTAAAGGAGCGGGCAAAAACGTTAGTGGAGATGGTCGAGTGGGTGAGGCCCTATTTCGGGCAGGCTGTGACGTTTGATGAAGAGGGCGCGAAGAAATTTTTAACCCCGGCCATCGCGCCAGTCCTCAGTAAACTGCTGGCTTGTTTCGAGGCCTTCCCTGCCTTTTCGAAGCAGCAATGGGAAGAGGCGTTCAAGCTGCTGGTTGAAGCAGAGGGGATGAAGATGGGGCAGCTGGCTCAGCCGGTTCGTGTGGCCTTGACAGGCCGTACGGCCAGTCCTGGTCTCTTCGAGGTCATGGAAGTGTTGGGGCGAGACCGGACCTTGTTCCGGCTCCGCCAGGGGATCGACCGGGCATCCCGCGTCTGA
- a CDS encoding NAD(P)-dependent alcohol dehydrogenase, translated as MLPTTGYAALTAKAALQPFTFTRRDVGPHDVLIAITHCGICHSDIHQARNEWGDSIFPMVPGHEIVGTISRIGSMVTQFHLSETVGVGCFVDSCRTCPACREGSEQYCEAGMLLTYSGRDKDGQVTQGGYSTQIVVNENYVLRIPSTLSPAGAAPLLCAGITTYSPLRHWGVGKYHKLAVVGLGGLGHMAVKIGTALGTHVTVLSTSEQKRNDAERLGAKDFALTSQPETFTRLQRSFDFILDTVSAPHNYNDYVNLLKTDGTMILVGAPDKPTLLEPFPLILHRRRIAGSVIGGIRETQEMLDFCATHGIESDIEVIPIQQVNEAYERVLKGDIRYRFVIDLASLK; from the coding sequence ATGTTGCCGACTACAGGCTATGCCGCGTTGACTGCCAAGGCTGCCCTACAACCCTTTACTTTTACGCGACGAGACGTAGGGCCTCATGACGTGCTCATCGCGATCACCCATTGCGGTATCTGCCATTCGGACATCCATCAAGCCAGAAATGAATGGGGCGACTCGATATTTCCCATGGTGCCGGGTCATGAAATTGTCGGCACGATCTCGCGGATTGGGAGCATGGTCACGCAGTTCCATCTGAGTGAGACGGTCGGCGTCGGCTGTTTTGTCGATTCCTGCCGAACCTGTCCCGCCTGTCGTGAGGGATCGGAGCAATATTGCGAAGCCGGCATGCTCCTCACCTACAGCGGCCGCGACAAAGATGGCCAAGTAACGCAAGGAGGTTACTCAACCCAGATCGTTGTGAACGAGAATTACGTGCTACGGATACCCTCAACCCTGTCGCCTGCCGGAGCCGCTCCGCTCTTATGTGCTGGCATTACGACCTACTCCCCGCTTCGCCATTGGGGCGTCGGTAAGTATCACAAGCTTGCGGTGGTGGGATTGGGTGGACTGGGCCATATGGCGGTGAAGATCGGTACGGCACTGGGCACCCACGTCACCGTGTTGAGCACCTCTGAACAAAAGCGAAACGATGCAGAACGGTTAGGCGCAAAGGACTTCGCCCTCACTTCACAGCCCGAAACGTTTACCCGGCTACAGCGTAGCTTTGATTTCATCCTCGATACCGTCTCAGCCCCGCACAACTACAACGACTATGTGAACCTGCTCAAAACCGACGGGACCATGATTCTCGTGGGAGCGCCGGATAAACCGACGCTGCTAGAGCCCTTCCCCCTGATTCTGCATCGCCGCCGGATCGCCGGATCGGTGATCGGAGGCATCCGAGAAACACAGGAGATGCTCGATTTCTGCGCCACGCACGGCATCGAGTCTGATATTGAAGTGATTCCGATCCAACAGGTGAATGAAGCCTATGAACGAGTGCTGAAGGGGGACATCAGATACAGATTCGTGATCGATCTAGCATCGCTGAAGTAG
- a CDS encoding DNA gyrase inhibitor YacG, with protein MTCPLCHQPTTWEGNTWRPFCSERCQLIDLGAWATDRYRIPGPDLTMDSSLPDSLEQEDETGTL; from the coding sequence ATGACCTGCCCCCTCTGTCACCAACCCACCACGTGGGAAGGCAATACCTGGCGCCCCTTCTGCTCTGAACGATGCCAATTGATCGACCTCGGCGCCTGGGCAACCGACCGCTATCGCATTCCAGGTCCCGACCTCACAATGGACAGCTCGCTTCCCGACTCGTTGGAGCAAGAGGACGAGACCGGCACGCTGTAA
- a CDS encoding PilZ domain-containing protein, protein MIECREYPRVPVDMQVFFSSTNKTEIREGTMFDLSARGCAVTSMSSVQRGIAVRILIRATDLGSPITIESAAVRWSEGGEFGVEFLGLSEIDQRRLHRLLQITAPPQIQPS, encoded by the coding sequence ATGATTGAGTGCCGCGAATATCCACGAGTCCCCGTTGACATGCAGGTCTTCTTCTCCAGCACGAACAAGACGGAGATCCGCGAAGGCACGATGTTCGATCTATCCGCCAGAGGATGCGCCGTCACCAGCATGTCGTCGGTTCAGCGCGGGATAGCCGTGCGAATCCTCATCAGAGCCACCGATTTAGGCTCACCGATCACGATCGAGTCCGCCGCAGTACGTTGGAGTGAAGGCGGGGAATTTGGCGTCGAATTTCTCGGCCTCTCGGAAATCGATCAGCGCCGCTTGCACCGATTACTGCAAATCACCGCACCGCCACAGATCCAGCCGAGTTAA